Proteins encoded by one window of Rhodospirillaceae bacterium:
- a CDS encoding acylneuraminate cytidylyltransferase, with amino-acid sequence MKMAENIAIILARGGSQGIPGKNIATFCGKPLVAWTIEHSLDAQHIDSVWVSSDDTNILNVAKEYGAEVIPRPSHISGDTASSESGWLHALKYIQETGRSVKLIVGPQCTSPVRSSVDFDGAIQHFIEQNLDSLFSASLVTDFNIWKPSADGQLSSYTYDYKNRGRRQEKPDQFLENGSFWIFTPDCIQSHNNRLGGKIGIWEMELWKSFQIDEPSDLTFCEALMNSFLLNEGCSTK; translated from the coding sequence ATGAAAATGGCTGAAAATATCGCTATAATTCTTGCCAGAGGCGGATCCCAAGGTATTCCTGGAAAAAATATAGCCACGTTCTGCGGGAAACCACTGGTTGCGTGGACCATTGAACACTCTCTTGACGCACAACATATCGACAGCGTTTGGGTGAGTTCCGACGATACCAATATCCTTAACGTTGCTAAGGAGTATGGTGCGGAGGTAATTCCACGCCCTTCCCACATATCTGGTGATACAGCTTCATCGGAAAGTGGTTGGTTACATGCCCTCAAATATATTCAAGAAACAGGCCGCTCGGTAAAGTTAATTGTAGGGCCACAATGCACGTCTCCCGTCCGAAGCAGCGTGGACTTTGATGGAGCTATTCAACACTTCATTGAGCAAAACCTAGACTCGTTGTTCTCAGCAAGCTTGGTTACCGATTTCAACATCTGGAAGCCGTCCGCTGACGGCCAACTTTCTAGTTATACCTATGATTACAAAAACCGTGGCCGGCGACAAGAAAAGCCGGACCAATTCCTAGAAAACGGTTCTTTTTGGATCTTCACACCGGACTGCATTCAAAGCCACAATAACCGCCTAGGTGGTAAAATAGGCATATGGGAAATGGAACTCTGGAAAAGTTTTCAAATTGATGAACCCTCCGATTTAACTTTTTGCGAAGCCTTAATGAACTCTTTCCTTCTCAACGAAGGGTGCTCCACAAAATAA